The Setaria italica strain Yugu1 chromosome IX, Setaria_italica_v2.0, whole genome shotgun sequence genome has a window encoding:
- the LOC101765396 gene encoding uncharacterized protein LOC101765396: MWVEILCGLVAYKVIRRFFFDDDDASYLADLDSSHSDLCFAVASRLEKLYAGRCFVGLRIPDPDAGERQHIDVVLVTKREVMVVGIKNFSGFVEADKDGNWSCPTDKKRKQEIIPNPVQEVNRLAANLQSYLEQRGAKLPDGHIIGRVVLPNPNCRPSYNISIQPEVMLYDQWKDLKTDSKSGLSTWIKGAFTGSKSDMQDSVLQNLHSILSTSPMWDRLELKGDKNVLGEFIEFKGRHEDIQLLKNLKRSKVSRFIIQKSTLFGGFGRSRVQILYSPRDYRAEGTSSSEWKEISVKQYTEIVFQPLHSKKVRKFKLSSVVSVTLSA; this comes from the exons atgtgggTGGAGATCCTGTGCGGCCTGGTGGCCTACAAGGTCatccgccgcttcttcttcgaCGATGACGACGCTTCCTACCTCGCCGACCTCGACTCCTCCCACTCCGACCTCTGCTTCGCCGTCGCCTCCAG GTTAGAGAAGCTCTACGCCGGCCGATGCTTCGTCGGCCTCCGCATCCCCGACCCCGACGCCGGCGAGCGCCAGCACATCGATGTCGTCCTCGTCACCAAGAG GGAGGTGATGGTGGTGGGGATTAAGAACTTCTCTGGCTTTGTTGAGGCTGACAAGGATGGGAATTGGTCTTGTCCAACTGACAAGAAGCGTAAGCAAGAGATAATTCCAAACCCA GTACAAGAAGTCAACAGACTTGCTGCTAATCTTCAATCCTACTTGGAGCAAAGGGGAGCAAAACTGCCTGACGGGCATATAATCGGAAGAGTTGTTCTACCCAATCCCAACTGCAG GCCTTCATATAATATAAGTATTCAACCAGAGGTTATGTTGTATGATCAATGGAAGGATCTTAAGACAGACTCAAAGAGTGGACTCTCAACATGGATTAAAGGTGCATTTACTGGAAGCAAAAGTGACATGCAAGATTCAGTACTCCAGAATCTACATTCTATTCTCAGCACATCGCCTATGTGGGACAG GTTGGAACTCAAAGGAGACAAAAATGTTCTTGGTGAATTCATCGAGTTCAAAGGCAGGCATGAGGACATTCAACTTCTCAAAAATCTTAAGAGGTCAAAAGTCAGTCGATTCATCATCCAGAAGTCAACTCTCTTTGGTGGATTTG GTAGGTCACGAGTTCAAATATTGTATTCTCCTCGTGATTATCGAGCTGAGGGGACTTCATCTTCAGAATGGAAAGAGATTTCTGTGAAGCAATACACAGAGATTGTTTTCCAGCCATTGCACTCCAAGAAAGTTCGGAAATTCAAGCTGTCAAGTGTTGTTTCTGTCACACTGAGTGCCTAG
- the LOC101766083 gene encoding cinnamoyl-CoA reductase-like SNL6 — protein MCPGSVEAPAAGAGKSVCVMDAAGPLGHALVDRLLRRGYTVHAATYGRGEAEEESAAAAAGALLKHLSRGGCGDAYGHRLKVFRADPFDYHAIADAVRGCAGVFCMFNTPDDQAQCDEVTVETEVRAAHNVLEACAQTDAMERVVFTSSATAVVWGSDATATAGGGREERLAVDEKCWSDLAFCRKFKLWHALAKTLSEKTAWALAMDRGVDMVAINAGLLTAPGLTAAHPYLKGAPDMYGAGVLATVDADFLADAHVAAFESPTAYGRYLCFDNAVCRPEDAVKLAQMLSPAAPRSPPSDELKVIPQRIQNKKLNKLMLEFSSGVYGELD, from the exons ATGTGCCCGGGGTCggtggaggcgccggcggcgggggcggggaagAGCGTGTGCGTGATGGACGCGGCGGGGCCGCTGGGCCACGCGCTCGTCGACCGCCTCCTCCGCAGAGGGTACACCGTCCACGCCGCCACGTACGGCcgcggggaggcggaggaggaatcggcggcggcggcggcgggcgcgctgcTCAAGCACCTGTcgcgcggcggctgcggcgacgCGTACGGGCACCGCCTCAAGGTGTTCCGCGCCGACCCCTTCGACTACCACGCcatcgccgacgccgtccgcgGCTGCGCCGGCGTCTTCTGCATGTTCAACACGCCCGACGACCAGGCGCAATGCGAT GAGGTGACGGTGGAGACGGAGGTGCGGGCGGCGCACAACGTGCTGGAGGCGTGCGCGCAGACGGACGCCATGGAGCGGGTCGTCTtcacctcctccgccaccgccgtcgtctGGGGCAGcgacgccaccgccaccgccggcggcggccgcgaggagCGCCTCGCCGTCGACGAGAAGTGCTGGAGCGACCTCGCCTTCTGCCGGAAATTCAAG CTGTGGCACGCCCTGGCCAAGACGCTCTCGGAGAAGACGGCGTGGGCGCTGGCCATGGACAGGGGCGTCGACATGGTGGCCATCAACGCCGGCCTGCTCACGGCCCCGGGGCTCACCGCCGCGCACCCCTACCTCAAGGGCGCCCCGGACATGTacggcgccggcgtcctcgccaCCGTCGACGCCGACTTCCTCGCCGACGCACACGTCGCCGCCTTCGAGTCCCCCACCGCCTACGGCAGGTACCTCTGCTTCGACAACGCCGTGTGCCGCCCAGAGGACGCCGTCAAGCTCGCCCAGATgctctcgccggccgcgccacgcTCGCCACCAAG tGATGAGCTGAAGGTGATTCCACAGAGGATCCAGAACAAGAAGCTCAACAAGCTCATGCTGGAGTTTTCCAGCGGAGTATACGGGGAGCTGGATTAG